The Rhododendron vialii isolate Sample 1 chromosome 5a, ASM3025357v1 genome contains a region encoding:
- the LOC131325082 gene encoding uncharacterized protein LOC131325082 isoform X1 gives MATTTSTSTDQTKSVDASLWWDSFSLLLTELENASPSSDLPPHLVKKLKDNHAWFLDTVSCFKPPNEKSREALNSRQVNAGSHKLTVEPELKDVALKISSILCLDEVQAYILVKRSIERSTLVMDYLADELLHLVMLQYYIERQCLLKCTRQIVMHALYVGISKEGSAVMEEAQKLLSDGLESRLHSNLEDLLSSSPPENMDVDLFTLWAEETLIEDNLVLDILFLAYYECHCRCTGKQWKKLCSLYEGMISGSSNFGRLAMSTEALQSIYHAKVQLLLILIETLDLENLLQMIHDEMPFSQGSTAFSLSDILELDATISSFSAFEEKETGPLILSWAVFLCLISSLPGKEETNVLMDIDHVGYVRQAFEVSSLSYFLEILQSDILKDSDGPIAGYRSVLRTFISAFIASYEISLQLEDNTRNLILAIICKIYRGEESLCIQFWDKDSFIDGPIRCLLCNLEGEFPFRTVELVRLLSSLCEGTWPAECVYNFLDKSVGISSVFEISNASLIDEVSQIVETSLPLSIPGVDGLLIPSNTRGHILKVIDGNAALIRWEYGQSGVLVLLLRLAQKLYLDCTEEVLVTLDLLSRLVSFNMAVCHGFLAIGNSQQLHGAGMNGHLEMHMCINVVDIMCTLVKKSSPNSSGAVMMSMGVNILAKMLKCSPSRIAAAALNTNIFDVALKMNPFNVRSNSLSSGSWLLSGRLANMLLIDCEHNDNCCQLTLSVLDFTMQLVQTGVENDVVLALVVFAFQYVLVNHEYWKYKLKHARWNVTLKVLKVMEMCILSIPYRPILGEVVRDILFCDSSIHSALFRVVCTTAQALEKLYVSRLYDPMEIEGLQLAICSVLDILSSMLSYLSKNVLPSLPVFHQAVLSAANKPIPVVTAMISLLSYFRNPKIQVGAAKVLSVLFVLADCTQPYVFGNAWFGLDEKQMMYLKRSLNRILCELSLLDEDLFVATCKLLTSAAYYQPAFLVAVIAAKENIDVQSSNTTGLKPSNETTSGSLESAEANLLVAILQYVMQSDDLINSKPRILLNVLNFIKALWQAAAQFTSVLDRLRNSENFWRHLSSCFRKNATSSMEVNLSENLTEEEVLSIAYRIQCQSVVLQILAFEMFLQKKLFHAEFAVKQTTESSKDRVWQADDTEKSNDAGLLGLKDVLSSFHEGLVLGNMIKSYASWEYDSDMYLRAKIAAALFSVHAMGKLKNGDTGSLSVAVIEKTRILLKKLSELPSFSELVAQYTHRGHSEGKDMHGLIISDLYYHLQAELEGRKIDPGPFKELSQYLLESNIVQTYRHKYEGDLFEHAKDVYLFDTLRLREELGFNLWDYSDWKASKAAAETMLLCLQDVNYMVLLASSKLSALKSLITVLSTKEEDSSEKTTIGRDIPQHQIHSCIDQVCQCLQSTIESLVPFPDISEDVLDFTATQAELLLLLIRYVGKSLPLPVCVLVLKTSGSVLKVLNDFRPLVSGVKDTMKLLLMLLLSSVKSSCKSSQSGGAVEMESVEAFPEVSNVSLGLLPILCHCTEPTDHCTLSLAIIDLVLKGFLTPNTWFPILKKHLRLQHLVLKLQDRNLISSIPIILKFLLTVARVRDGATMLFTAGFLPSLKMLFSDLSVGNSSSIEIERSNFLPPEKIEMPRDIWGLGLAVVTAMIHSLGDSSSGANIVDYVITYFILEKGYLISHYLNAPEFPFDDHDKKRARSQKTPTSLNALRETEHTLTLICELVKHRNSWMKAMKEMDSPLRERSIHLLAFISRGAQNFRVAPLVCHPVLKEELKWCNEPSVINSRCGWFALTSIDCGLNPRFSAASSKSTALVVKDQGSEVCQTYFSDTIAIQIYRIAFLILKFLCLQAECAIRRAEEVGFIDLAHFPELPMPEILHGLQDQGIAIVTEWCEANKTKQVSAQIQGIFVLLLHTTEMALYLEYCVSQICEIRPVLGHVEDFSKGIKSLMKATEGHAFLKGSVKSLKHVVSFVFPGLLQTEGLL, from the exons ATGGCGACAACAACTTCAACTTCCACCGATCAGACCAAGTCCGTCGACGCCTCACTCTGGTgggactctttctctctcctactcACCGAGCTCGAGAACGCCTCTCCCTCGTCCGACCTCCCACCTCATCTG GTAAAGAAGCTGAAGGATAATCACGCGTGGTTCCTGGACACTGTTTCTTGCTTCAAGCCGCCAAATGAGAAATCAAGGGAGGCTTTGAATTCGCGCCAAGTTAATGCGGGGTCGCATAAGTTGACTGTAGAGCCTGAATTGAAAGATGTGGCGCtgaaaattagttcaattttg TGTCTAGATGAGGTTCAGGCGTATATTCTTGTCAAAAGATCGATTGAGCGCAGCACTCTAGTCATGGATTATTTAGCGGATGAGCTTCTTCATTTG GTAATGCTTCAGTACTACATTGAACGACAATGCTTGTTGAAGTGTACACGGCAAATTGTCATGCATGCCT TGTATGTTGGAATTTCCAAGGAAGGTAGTGCAGTAATGGAAGAGGCACAAAAGCTGCTTTCTGATGGACTAGAAAGCAGATTACATTCTAACCTTGAAGATCTTCTGTCATCCAGTCCTCCCGAGAACATG GATGTTGACCTTTTCACTTTGTGGGCTGAGGAGACACTAATTGAAGATAATCTAGTCCTTGACATCCTTTTCCTTGCATATTATGAGTGCCATTGTAGATGTACTGGCAAACAATGGAAAAAGTTGTGCTCGCTCTACGAG GGGATGATATCTGGGTCTTCCAACTTTGGGAGGCTGGCAATGTCAACTGAAGCACTGCAATCCATTTATCATGCTAAAGTTCAGTTGCTACTTATTCTTATAGAAACCTTGGACCTGGAAAATCTTCTCCAAATGATTCATGATGAAATGCCTTTCAG TCAGGGTTCTACTGCTTTTTCCTTGAGCGACATTCTGGAACTGGATGCAACAATTTCTAGTTTCAGTgcttttgaagaaaaagaaacagggCCACTAATACTATCGTGGGCAGTATTTCTTTGTCTCATTTCGTCGCTTCCAGGGAAAGAGGAAACGAATGTGCTAATG GACATTGATCATGTTGGCTATGTACGTCAAGCATTTGAGGTTTCATCTTTGagttattttcttgaaattcttcAAAGTGATATATTGAAAGATTCAGAT GGTCCTATTGCTGGGTATCGAAGTGTCTTGAGGACATTTATCTCAGCATTTATTGCATCTTATGAGATCAGTCTCCAG TTGGAGGACAATACCCGTAATTTAATATTGGCTATCATTTGCAAAATTTATCGAGGAGAG GAGTCACTTTGTATTCAGTTTTGGGACAAGGACAGTTTTATTGATGGCCCTATTCGTTGCCTTCTTTGCAACCTAGAGGGTGAATTTCCCTTTAGGACCGTTGAACTTGTTCGCTTATTATCATCCCTCTGCGAAGGAACTTGGCCTGCAGAATGCGT GTACAATTTTCTTGATAAATCCGTTGGTATATCATCTGTGTTTGAGATAAGTAATGCTTCCTTGATCGATGAAGTTTCTCAGATTGTTGAAACTTCCCTGCCTTTGAGCATTCCTGGGGTTGATGGTTTGTTAATACCCAGTAATACACGTGGTCATATTTTGAAAGTGATTGACGGGAATGCTGCACTTATACGATGGGAG TATGGACAATCTGGGGTGCTTGTGTTGCTCCTGCGTTTGGCCCAGAAGCTGTATTTGGATTGCACTGAGGAAGTTCTTGTTACGTTAGACTTGCTTAGCCGATTGGTATCCTTTAACATG GCTGTATGTCATGGTTTCTTGGCAATTGGAAACTCGCAGCAACTTCATGGTGCTGGCATGAATGGGCATTTAGAGATGCATATGTG TATCAACGTGGTTGACATCATGTGTACTTTGGTTAAGAAATCTTCTCCGAATAGCAGTGGTGCAGTAATGATGTCCATGGGTGTTAATATCTTGGCAAAGATGTTGAAGTG CTCGCCATCTCGCATTGCAGCAGCGGCTCTAAACACAAATATTTTCGATGTAGCCTTAAAGATGAACCCCTTCAATGTCCGCTCTAATAGTTTATCAAG TGGCTCGTGGTTGTTGTCTGGAAGACTCGCAAATATGCTTCTGATTGACTGTGAGCACAACGATAACTGCTGCCAATTAACTCTTTCAG TGCTAGACTTCACAATGCAGCTTGTCCAGACAGGAGTAGAGAATGATGTCGTCCTGGCTCTTGTTGTTTTTGCATTTCAGTATGTATTAGTTAATCATGAGTActggaaatacaagttgaagcatGCTCGCTGGAATGTGACATTGAAG GTGCTTAAAGTGATGGAAATGTGCATTTTATCAATCCCTTATCGTCCAATACTGGGTGAGGTGGTTCgagatattttgttttgtgaCTCTTCCATCCATAGTGCCCTCTTTCGGGTTGTATGTACAACTGCACAAGCCTTAGAG AAACTCTATGTCAGCCGTCTTTATGACCCAATGGAGATTGAAGGGTTACAGCTGGCAATATGTTCTGTGTTGGATATTCTTTCCAGCATGCTATCTTATCTTTCCAAG AATGTTCTGCCCAGCCTTCCTGTCTTCCATCAAGCAGTGCTGTCAGCTGCAAACAAACCAATTCCAGTTGTTACTGCCATGATATCCTTGTTGTCTTACTTCCGCAATCCT AAAATACAAGTAGGAGCAGCAAAAGTACTGTCGGTCTTATTTGTTCTCGCTGACTGTACGCAGCCATATGTGTTTGGAAATGCGTGGTTTGGTTTAGATGAAAAGCAG ATGATGTATCTTAAGCGTTCTCTCAATAGGATTCTGTGTGAGCTGTCTCTCTTGGATGAAGATCTCTTTGTTGCTACATGTAAACTACTCACTTCGGCTGCATATTATCAG CCGGCTTTTCTTGTTGCTGTAATCGCTGCCAAGGAAAATATAGATGTTCAATCAAGCAATACCACTGGTTTGAAGCCATCAAATGAAACAACTAGTGGGTCCCTGGAATCCGCAGAAGCAAATCTTTTGGTTGCAATTCTGCAATACGTTATGCAGTCGGATGATCTTATCAACAG CAAACCTCGCATACTGCTAAATGTGCTAAATTTTATTAAGGCATTGTGGCAAGCAGCTGCTCAGTTCACAAGTGTTTTGGACCGTCTAAGAAACTCAGAAAACTTCTGGAGACATTTGTCCAGCTGTTTTCGTAAAAATGCTACAAGTAGTATGGAAGTTAACCTGTCTGAAAATCTGACTGAAGAGGAGGTTCTGAGCATTGCGTACCGTATTCAATGCCAATCTGTTGTTCTGCAAATACTGGCTTTTGAAATGTTCCTGCAGAAGAAGTTATTCCATGCAGAATTTGCTGTAAAACAAACTACGGAATCATCAAAGGATAGAGTATGGCAAGCAGATGATACTGAAAAATCAAACGATGCAGGTCTCCTTGGTCTCAAGGACGTGTTGTCAAGCTTCCATGAAGGCTTAGTTTTAGGCAACATGATCAAGTCCTATGCATCATGGGAATATGATAGTGACATGTATCTTCGTGCGAAG ATTGCTGCTGCTTTATTCTCTGTACATGCGATGgggaaattaaaaaatggtgATACGGGGAGCTTGTCCGTAGCAGTAATTGAAAAGACTCGCATCTTGTTGAAAAAG TTGAGTGAACTGCCTTCCTTTTCAGAGTTGGTAGCTCAATATACGCATCGTGGTCACAG TGAAGGAAAGGATATGCACGGATTAATAATCAGTGATCTTTATTATCATCTACAAGCCGAGCTTGAAGGCCGTAAGATTGATCCTGGACCATTCAAAGAGCTCTCCCAGTATTTGCTCGAATCAAATATTGTCCAAACTTATCGGCACAAGTATGAAGGGGATCTTTTTGAACATGCCAAGGATGTCTACTTGTTTGACACCTTACGTCTCCGAGAAGAGTTGGGATTTAATTTGTGGGACTATTCCGACTGGAAAGCATCTAAGGCAGCTGCAGAAACGATGTTGCTCTGCTTACAGGATGTGAATTATATGGTGTTGCTTGCAAGTTCTAAGCTTTCTGCATTGAAATCTTTGATAACCGTCTTATCCACGAAAGAGGAAGAT TCAAGTGAGAAGACAACAATTGGTCGTGACATACCGCAGCATCAAATTCACTCATGCATAGATCAAGTATGTCAGTGTCTTCAATCCACGATTGAATCATTAGTTCCATTTCCCGACATCTCTGAAGATGTCCTTGATTTCACTGCAACTCAAGCGGAACTGCTTCTACTCCTTATCAGATACGTAGGAAAAAGTCTGCCGTTGCCTGTTTGTGTACTGGTCTTAAAAACTTCAGGTTCTGTTCTCAAAGTGTTGAATGACTTCAGGCCCTTGGTTTCTGGTGTGAAAGATACAATGAAGCTTTTACTTATGCTGCTTCTCTCATCAGTCAAGTCAAGTTGCAAGAGTTCACAGTCAGGTGGGGCAGTGGAGATGGAATCTGTTGAAGCCTTTCCTGAGGTGTCCAATGTCAGCTTGGGGCTACTACCCATTCTTTGCCACTGCACTGAACCCACTGACCACTGCACCCTCTCCTTAGCAATTATTGACTTGGTATTGAAAGGTTTCTTGACTCCCAACACATGGTTCCCTATCTTAAAGAAACACCTCCGGCTGCAGCATCTTGTTCTAAAGCTTCAAGATAGAAATTTAATTAGTTCCATTCCCATCATATTGAAGTTCCTTTTGACTGTTGCACGTGTGAGAGATGGTGCCACGATGCTTTTCACGGCTGGTTTTCTTCCGTCTCTGAAGATGTTGTTTTCTGACTTGTCAGTTGGTAACTCTTCCTCCATTGAAATTGAAAGGAGCAATTTTTTACCACCTGAGAAAATTGAAATGCCTCGAGACATTTGGGGACTTGGTTTGGCAGTAGTCACTGCAATGATTCACTCTTTGGGCGACAGTTCTTCTGGTGCTAATATTGTTGACTATGTAATCACTTACTTTATCTTAGAAAAAGGTTATCTAATTTCTCACTATCTTAATGCACCGGAGTTTCCATTCGATGATCATGACAAGAAAAGGGCTCGATCTCAGAAAACACCAACTTCCCTAAATGCTCTTAGAGAAACAGAACATACACTTACGCTTATCTGTGAGCTAGTGAAACACCGGAATTCATGGATGAAGGCAATGAAAGAAATGGATTCACCCTTGAGGGAAAGAAGTATACATTTGTTGGCTTTTATAAGCAGGGGGGCTCAAAACTTTAGAGTTGCACCTCTTGTATGTCACCCTGTCCTCAAGGAGGAGTTGAAGTGGTGTAATGAACCATCGGTAATTAACAGCAGATGTGGCTGGTTTGCTCTTACGTCTATTGACTGTGGATTAAATCCCAGGTTTTCTGCTGCTTCATCTAAATCTACTGCCCTAGTAGTCAAGGATCAAGGATCTGAAGTTTGTCAAACATATTTCTCAGATACCATTGCAATACAGATATACCGGATCGcttttcttattttaaaatttctttgtttGCAAGCTGAATGTGCAATTCGAAGGGCAGAGGAGGTGGGGTTTATTGATCTTGCTCACTTTCCTGAGCTTCCGATGCCTGAGATATTACATGGCTTGCAG GATCAAGGAATTGCAATTGTCACTGAGTGGTGTGAAGCCAACAAAACGAAGCAGGTATCAGCTCAAATTCAAGGTATCTTTGTCTTGCTGCTACATACGACGGAGATGGCATTATACTTGGAATATTGCGTTTCCCAAATTTGCGAGATAAGACCCGTGTTGGGACATGTTGAAGATTTTTCTAAGGGAATAAAATCGTTGATGAAAG CTACGGAGGGGCATGCGTTTTTAAAAGGATCAGTTAAGTCCTTAAAACATGTAGTATCCTTTGTATTTCCTGGATTATTGCAAACTGAAGGACTGTTGTGA